The following coding sequences lie in one Rutidosis leptorrhynchoides isolate AG116_Rl617_1_P2 chromosome 4, CSIRO_AGI_Rlap_v1, whole genome shotgun sequence genomic window:
- the LOC139840973 gene encoding uncharacterized protein: MLNFNRNSKEESDQEVMKHMCKFCNKCYPCGRSLGGHMRSHVINSTDHQKMKLSSFENNGGTSIKNNNNNEVINGSSNSNDLGYELRKDPKKTPKAVINGTSSSNDVAVLDKICKECGKGFQSWKALFGHMKCHSDKISNAKISNSNQDSWIGQSSNKNSDAKIQQIKKSKSRKGATKSCIVTCDTTTAVTTTTNTTASSSVSMNANHASTSVVSDIDQEQEVEIAICLIMLSRDVGTWGNLIENGTKMKKLEKNGVHFDRLEKTTIRRDEFDGQMKRKFECTTCNKSFHSFQALGGHKTSHKKLKECIDSKIAKISEPIFNLVGPSKNAMVLGTHECSICFRVFSSGQALGGHKRSHLTAEAKLNHQNMNMSENVDKPVNEIRCFLDLNMPPDDCIEEKEQQETMMMNTSTTGSGYNTWYYNHESTLLGLISTS; the protein is encoded by the exons ATGTTGAATTTTAACCGAAATTCAAAAGAAGAAAGTGATCAAGAAGTGATGAAACATATGTGTAAGTTTTGCAACAAGTGCTACCCTTGTGGCAGATCATTGGGAGGTCACATGAGGTCTCACGTGATCAACTCAACTGATCATCAGAAAATGAAGCTCTCATCTTTTGAGAACAATGGCGGAACCTCGATAAAGAACAACAATAACAATGAAGTCATTAATGGTTCTTCAAATTCGAATGATTTGGGTTATGAACTTAGAAAAGATCCCAAAAAGACTCCAAAAGCAGTCATTAATGGTACTTCGAGCTCAAATGATGTTGCTGTTCTTGATAAGATTTGTAAGGAATGTGGGAAAGGTTTTCAATCATGGAAGGCCTTATTTGGACACATGAAATGTCACTCCGATAAAATATCGAACGCCAAAATTTCAAATTCAAATCAAGATTCTTGGATTGGACAATCAAGTAATAAGAATTCGGATGCGAAAATTCAGCAAATAAAGAAATCAAAGTCAAGAAAAGGAGCAACTAAAAGTTGTATAGTTACTTGTGATACAACTACTGCTGTTACCACAACCACAAATACTACAGCTTCATCTTCGGTATCCATGAATGCTAACCATGCTTCAACAAGTGTTGTTTCTGATATCGATCAAGAACAAGAAGTAGAGATTGCTATCTGTTTGATCATGCTTTCAAGAGATGTAGGAACATGGGGTAATCTAATTGAAAATGGTACTAAGATGAAGAAATTAGAAAAAAACGGAGTTCATTTTGATCGATTAgaaaaaactacaattcgtcgagaTGAATTTGATGGTCAAATGAAGAGAAAGTTTGAGTGTACTACTTGCAACAAGAGTTTTCATTCTTTTCAAGCACTTGGTGGCCATAAAACAAGTCACAAGAAATTAAAGGAATGTATTGATTCAAAAATCGCGAAAATAAGTGAACCCAT TTTCAATCTTGTTGGCCCTTCGAAGAACGCGATGGTTTTAGGAACTCATGAGTGCTCAATTTGCTTTAGAGTTTTTTCTTCAGGACAAGCTTTGGGAGGTCACAAGAGATCACATTTGACAGCAGAAGCTAAACTGAATCACCAAAACATGAATATGAGTGAAAATGTTGATAAACCGGTTAACGAAATCCGATGTTTTCTTGATCTAAACATGCCACCTGATGATTGTATAGAAGAGAAAGAACAACAAGAGACAATGATGATGAATACAAGTACCACAGGGTCAGGGTACAATACATGGTACTACAATCATGAATCAACACTACTTGGTTTGATATCAACAAGTTGA
- the LOC139843523 gene encoding uncharacterized protein produces MATGDESSSPSSSTAASELLSLEGINNVEEFVWVNQEESGSMSLGRFSHLYDLMEMGNKAFRENRFEEAVNNYSRAHNIKPDDPIILNNRCCAYLRISQFLKNRPPSASEIRPLSGLDPTIHAGLALKDAEQFMNLRSDSATPYILKANALILLERFEQARDTILSGLLIDASSDALRNLERVTTNIFGNRLQNRPARTDDFDCTLCLKLLYEPITTPCGHTFCRSCLFQSMDRGNRCPLCRTVLFISPRTCAISVTLNSIIERNFPQEYAERKLEHQSLTNMGPDLIPLFVMDVVLPCQKLHLNIFEARYRLMVRRIMEGNHRMGMVIFDSTTGSVADYACEVEITDCEPLPDGRFFLEVESRRRFLILRNWDQDGYRVAEVEWVQDFSPSEGSKEKYDLQQTTNKVAEYARSWIKVAQEAAQRDQTKLMELHRAEGLMPSTSDPESFSFWLATLTNQRPQERLALLRLRDTKERLRRGYFYLKAEEQ; encoded by the exons ATGGCTACCGGAGATGAAtcgtcatcaccatcatcatcgacAGCAGCATCTGAATTATTGTCTTTGGAAGGAATTAATAATGTTGAAGAATTTGTTTGG GTGAACCAAGAAGAATCGGGATCGATGTCGTTAGGGAGGTTTAGTCATCTTTATGATCTTATGGAAATGGGCAACAAAGCATTCAGAGAAAACCGTTTCGAGGag GCTGTTAATAATTACTCGAGAGCTCATAATATAAAACCAGATGATCCTATCATTCTTAACAATCGATGTTGCGCTTATCTCAG GATCAGTCAATTCCTGAAAAACAGGCCACCGTCTGCATCGGAAATTAGACCGTTGAGTGGGCTTGATCCTACAATACATGCTGGC CTTGCGTTGAAGGATGCTGAACAGTTTATGAATTTGCGAAGTGACTCTGCAACTCCGTACATATTAAAGGCAAATGCACTCATTTTG TTAGAGAGGTTTGAGCAAGCCCGAGATACAATTCTTTCTGGTCTTCTGATTGACGCTTCAAG CGACGCTTTACGGAATTTAGAAAGGGTAACAACCAATATATTTGGGAATAGACTCCAAAATAGACCAGCACGAACGGATGATTTTGATTGCACACTTTGCTTGAAATTACTATATGAGCCAATTACAACGCCATGTGGACATACTTTTTGTCGATCTTGCCTTTTCCAATCTATGGACCGAG GGAACAGATGCCCTTTATGCCGAACGGTTCTGTTTATTAGTCCTAGAACTTGTGCAATAAG TGTGACACTGAACAGTATAATAGAGAGAAACTTTCCACAAGAATATGCGGAAAGAAAGTTAGAGCATCAGAGTTTGACAAATATGGGTCCCGATTTGATACCACTTTTTGTAATGGATGTTGTGCTTCCTTGCCAAAAGTTACACTTAAACATTTTTGAAGCTCGTTATAGACTTATG GTGAGGAGAATTATGGAAGGAAACCACCGAATGGGAATG GTTATATTTGACTCGACAACAGGATCTGTAGCTGATTATGCTTGTGAGGTGGAAATCACAGA TTGTGAGCCTCTTCCTGATGGGCGCTTTTTCCTAGAG GTTGAGAGCCGGCGAAGATTTCTCATCCTTCGTAACTGGGATCAAGATGG GTATCGTGTTGCGGAGGTTGAATGGGTGCAAGATTTTTCTCCATCAGAAGGATCAAAAGAAAAATACGAC TTGCAGCAAACGACAAATAAAGTAGCAGAATATGCTCGATCATGGATAAAGGTGGCTCAAGAGGCTGCACAAAGAG ATCAAACCAAACTTATGGAGCTTCATAGAGCAGAAGGTTTGATGCCTTCGACAAGTGATCCCGAATCCTTCAGTTTTTGG cTTGCTACCCTAACAAATCAAAGACCACAAGAAAGGCTAGCTCTTCTTCGTCTTAGAGATACAAAAGAG AGGTTAAGAAGAGGGTACTTTTACTTGAAAGCAGAAGAACAATGA
- the LOC139843447 gene encoding vesicle transport v-SNARE 11-like: protein MSQVFEGYERRYCEISANLSRFCTPAGVLDGEQKKQKLSEIAGGLDEADVLLRKMDLEARRVPAGIKATLLAKLRGYKNDLGNLKTETKRFQSTNVTARDELLEMGRSDSMQVSSDQRARLMMSTERLEKSTDRVKESRRTMFETEEIGVSILQDLHQQRQSLLHANTTLHGVDDNIGRSKKVLSEMARRMNRNKWILGCIVLALILAITLILYFKLAH from the exons ATGAGTCAGGTATTTGAAGGATATGAGCGTCGATACTGCGAGATTTCAGCTAATTTATCACGATTTTGTACGCCTGCCGGTGTTCTTGATGGAG AGCAGAAGAAACAGAAACTTTCAGAAATAGCAGGAGGATTAGACGAGGCAGATGTTCTG TTGCGGAAAATGGACCTTGAGGCTAGGAGAGTGCCGGCTGGCATTAAAGCCACGCTTCTTGCCAAATTACGTGGATATAAAAACGACCTCGGTAATCTGAAAACTGAAACAAAAAGATTTCAATCAACCAATGTGACTGCTCGAGACGAGCTATTGGAAATGGGAAGGTCAGATTCAATGCAGGTTTCGTCTGATCAGAGAGCAAGATTGATGATGTCAACCGAGAGATTAGAAAAGTCAACTGACAGAGTCAAAGAAAGTAGAAGAACAATGTTTGAAACAGAGGAGATCGGTGTTTCGATCCTTCAAGATCTACACCAGCAGCGCCAGTCTCTCCTTCATGCAAACACTACT CTCCATGGGGTGGACGATAATATTGGGAGGAGCAAAAAAGTTCTAAGTGAAATGGCAAGAAGAATGAACAGGAACAAATGGATCCTAGGTTGCATTGTTTTGGCCTTAATTCTCGCTATCACTCTCATCCTTTACTTCAAGCTGGCCCATTAA
- the LOC139840101 gene encoding ribulose-5-phosphate-3-epimerase, chloroplastic-like, with protein sequence MTTASSLSLSTLIQSQINGFGKVLKHSVFQPTSVSYTTRRAIRTVVKASRVDKFSKSDIIVSPSILSANFAKLGEQVKAVELAGCDWIHVDVMDGRFVPNITIGPLVVDALRPVTDLPLDVHLMIVEPEQRVPDFIKAGADIVSVHCEQSSTIHLHRTVNQIKSLGAKAGVVLNPATPLSTIEYVLDVVDLVLIMSVNPGFGGQSFIESQVKKISDLRRMCVEKGVNPWIEVDGGVTPANAYKVIEAGANALVAGSAVFGAKDYAEAIKGIKASTRPVAVHA encoded by the exons ATGACAACTGCTTCTTCTTTGAGTTTATCAACTCTTATTCAATCACAGATTAATGGGTTTGGTAAGGTTTTAAAACATTCTGTTTTTCAACCCACTTCAGTTTCTTATACAACAAG GAGAGCTATTAGAACCGTCGTGAAAGCTTCTCGGGTTGATAAATTCTCAAAGAGTGATATCATTGTTTCCCCATCAATTCTTTCTGCAAACTTCGCGAAGTTAGGAGAACAG GTTAAGGCTGTAGAATTGGCAGGGTGCGATTGGATTCACGTTGATGTTATGGATGGACGTTTTGTACCTAATATTACAATCGGACCTCTTGTTGTGGATGCATTGAGGCCGGTTACAGATCTCCCGTTGGACGTGCATTTG ATGATTGTTGAACCCGAGCAACGAGTGCCCGACTTTATAAAAGCTGGAGCAGACATAGTCAGTGTCCATTGTGAACAATCTTCAACTATACATTTACACCGTACTGTTAATCaa ATAAAAAGTCTTGGAGCCAAAGCTGGAGTGGTGCTAAACCCTGCTACACCATTATCGACAATAGAATACGTCCTCGATG TGGTTGATCTGGTGTTGATTATGTCTGTGAATCCTGGATTTGGTGGTCAAAGTTTTATTGAGAGCCAAGTGAAGAAGATATCAGACTTGAGAAGAATGTGTGTTGAAAAG GGTGTGAACCCATGGATTGAAGTAGACGGTGGAGTTACTCCTGCCAATGCATATAAG GTTATAGAAGCTGGCGCAAATGCTTTGGTTGCTGGTTCTGCTGTTTTTGGAGCTAAAGATTATGCTGAAG CAATAAAGGGTATCAAAGCCAGCACAAGACCCGTAGCGGTTCATGCTTAA